A segment of the Polyodon spathula isolate WHYD16114869_AA chromosome 14, ASM1765450v1, whole genome shotgun sequence genome:
GCAGTGCCCTGCTGTGTGCAACGGAGTGGACAGACTAGAGGAGCCGGGGCTCGCAGGGCCTGTGGGTGAGAAAGGGGAATCAGGCATTGTTGGCCCCCCTGGAGTGCCAGGGCAGAAGGGGGACCAGGGAGAAATGGGTCCCAGAGGGGAGCCGGGACTCAATGGCACGAAAGGAGACCAGGGTGAGCAAGGGGTGTGTGAGTGCACAGATGGGCATAAGGGACCTCAGGGAGAGGTGGGTCCACCGGGGCCTCAGGGGTTAAAGGGGGAGCCAGGTCCAAAGGGGGATGAGGGGCTCCATGGTCACATGGGTGAGAAGGGAGCTACAGGGGATAGAGGGATACCTGGACCCTGCTCACCTACTGTTCAGTCTGCATTTTCAGCATCCCTGAGAGACATCAACCCCAGGCCCAACCTGCCAGTGCCTTTCACAGAGGTGAACTACAATCTTCAAAACCACTATAACCCACAGTCCGGGATCTACATGGCGCCAGTAAACGGCACGTATGTCTTCTCCTACCACCTGTGCGCCAACAGTAAGGCATTGACGGTGGGCTTATTTCGGGACTACAAGTCCATTGTCAGAAGCACACAACTTGATGACCTGGGCAAAGTGTCTCAGATGGTGGTGCTCCACCTGAGTGCCGGTGAACGGCTCTGGCTTCAGGTTAAAGACAGCAACACCAACGGGATGTACGCGGGCCCTGAAAGCAGCAGCACCTTCTCTGGCTTCCTGCTGTACCCGGATGCCTGTGATGCTTCTCAGAGCAGAAACTTCCCACTGAACAGTGACTACACTGATTACAGCTGGGGGGATGACGAATCTGTAAGTGAGCCCACCCCCGGCTCTAGCACCTCCTCACCCTAATGCCACAGCCTGCCTCTCCCCCTCAACCACAAAAAAAGGTGCCAACTCCTCACTGAAACAGGATTCCCCCTCCTCCCAACTTGGTTGAATAAAACAGTCATTGGTTTCTACCAGTTACTAAGGTACATTTGTATCTTATGGGAACTCTTATTTAGAAAGTAAACATGGCATGTTTTGCTTAATCTTTCTTTTTGTCCGTTTAAAACCTAAGCAAGCTCTGAGTGTCTGAACTGTGGATCTGTCCTGTTTAGAACCCCAGGCACTCCCTTGTTACTTGTGGGGCTGGGAGGATGGGAGTGGGGGTAAGAAGTTGAAGTGAAGCAGACTTTGGCACCTTTTTTTCAGCTGAGTAATTTCTTTTAAGTTCAGCGCTCCCTCTATAGGAAAATTCAAAATTGTGTCTAATTAAAGTGAAGCTTTGTTCTATGTAAATCTGAGAAATAAAAATGCTATATCagactgtttgaaaaaaaatatctttaattTACTATTCAGAGAaccatttttttctaattcttcTTCAGTGACACCTGTGAGAAGGAAACAATGGTTAAGGACTGAAAATTGACTTGTTTTTTTGGTACACAGTCTTATATAATCCTAATGGCAGTCTGTGTTAAATAAGCAATTGTACTCTGTGCTAAGATATAATGCAAAGATGAGTATCGCTCTGTATCATTCTTGAAAACGTGGTCGTTACCCAGTTAACAAATCAGTTAAGATCTTTGAAACAAATTGTGGCAATGTtcccccacccctgtgtgtatttctgtgttgtatgttacatgtagcgtgttaatgttagtgtatagtcattggtgcacgggatataatgggtctgtgtaacactagtggtttaaaatatacattttaaatcactcgtgttacacagacccatttatatcccataaacaaatgactatacactaccattaacacactacacgcaacatacaacacagaaatacacacaggagcagggcaacattgccacacaaaagtaacaaaaaatcAGTTGAACTACAAaataagaatgtttaaaaaattgGTACCATGGCTTTAACCCAGTCAAACTGAGGATGtgcacatattttttaaaaagttaatactGCTTCCTGGTTCATAATCACTTCTAGTGATGACCTACAATGGCTGTGATtttgtaccaggaagcagctggttTCACTTTGAATCCAGAACTAAACATGATATTGACTGACTTGATGGTTAAGCTTGAGTGTATATTATCGGCATTTTGCTCGGTCATAAAATGTATTGAGTGTGTTAATAccacatttatttacagaaagcAGAATTAATGTTATTCCCTTAGAAACTCACAAAACTGATTAGCCTCAATACCATATTGCAATAAGCTGATGTGCAACAATGATGTTTTGACCGAGGGATTTGAGAAAGTGTATCATTTCAGTAGAGACTTGGGCCTTTATGCCTTCAACAGATTGGTATAAGAAACCGCACAAGGCACGCAGGGCAAACCTAATTAGAACTGATGACCcatttcagtactttttttttttttttttaattagattgaTTTACAAGTAAAACGACTTCATTAGTATCGCttgtactgttgtttttattttgctgttgtaattttgttttgttctgtatttttgtgtttaatttctcTATACTAGAAAACTAAATAAAGTTTTCAAGAAAGCTACTGGAATCTGTGGTGTAACATCCAGCTGACTACAACATTGCCCAAACGCTTCTCACCTCTGGGTGCCTTGTTCTTGTTTCACTAgatgtattgcttttattatttgaatCTCACtttcggctggtttcacagaccctgttaGCTCTTGTCTTGAAACCAGCCATTAATGTTTAcaatttgtttgtatgtttggaAAGTGAAATACTTGTCTTTGTTAAACTTTGCAGCAACAGAAAAAcagcaaagttttttttatttaaaaaaaaaaaaaaatttgtaaggCATATGCATATCCTTAGCAacatatcaaatataaaaaagactATATAAAACCATTACATCATCTAACAAGAGCTTTGGTAGAGATGGACAAGGAAGAAACAAATCGCTAAGTCACTAATTCTCTTGTGTCTAAAGAGAATGTCACTCAACAAATATAATCAACTCCCTAGAATTCATTTTAGGGAATGGCATAATCATTTTGTATAGAGTACACACATTCAAATAGCTGATTTCTGTAGAGGAATTCACagtcattaggtaagcaaatgtGCTGCTAATTGACTGAATGagtattattaactgatcagCAGTATGTGGAGtaacttcttgtgttctcaagacACAACTAAAACGTAAGTGTATatccccacaatctgatactcataataacttaaaaatgttaacaccaagtttcattacaatttaaGAAGCGGTTTtctaaatatatgcaaaaatgagGCTGTGACATATCTACGTATCACTCCATTATATCCATTGCTGGGAAATGAATGCAGaattgaaggtcagtgggtgtcttGTGATCCCACCACCAAGTCCATCTCCTTTTTACACGCTGGAGCTCGAAAGCGGATATCATTGAGCTACAGACAGCCTTGCCTCTGTCAGTTGTACCTCCACAACCCGCGGGATCCCCAGTTACGATAGGCAACTTtgcacagacagaaaacaaacctAAGCCACTGACTGCATGACGTCCTGCACAAGCTACGTTTAGTGAATTGGGCCCAACATATAAAACAGACCAATTAAAGCTCAAAATAGGACTTACCACGACTCCACAGCATAAAGTTGTTCTCTGACTGCAGTAAAGAAGAACTCAGACtgcatcaataaataaacaagacgCATTTGTCgtaagattacatttatttccaaTTACAGTCCTTAGTCTCTTATTCTCTATAACACAGAGTTTTAAATTGGTAAGAGCTTCACTAAACTTACAAAAGCAGCTACAATGTAGAGTAAGTGTAACTGAACAGagaaatgtttaaagaaaaacacacaattagcATGGTTTACCATCCAAATCCCTACTGTATGATCCTTCTAGATCTAAATCTTTCCACATTTACTTCAAAGGATTTCAATCAGTAAACAGCAACAGGACCAGACATTGTTATTATGAACCAGGCTTACCAAgagtcttttatttaaaataaaacaatacatttaacatttagtGCTCCATTCCTGAATGGGGTAAAGGACTCCATATCTTACCTTCTTATGCTGTTGAAAAATGTTGGTCTGCTAATGTTAAGCTGTTGCAGAAAAGATCCCAGTGTGTCATTtttagttaaattattttaaacaaaaatgctcTGTAGGCCCAGAAACTAAAATCACACCCTATTTAGTATTCTAACAGTAAAATATGGTAAGTGGTTTCCAGTAACTAGACACACAACAGGACATTAGATTAGGTTACGTGTCACATGCGTCTTCCTCCTCACCTACAAGTTCCTTCAGGTAACAGCGTTTGAATTCCTGAAAGACTATGTCCTCTTCTGATTTACTGTTGGGAGACACAGCTTTGTTAAATAAAGAGAAAacaaccaaggttttaaaagacATGTGTTTGCCTCTCATCAGCATAACAACATTCTCccatgttttgctgtttttcactgtgtCTTGCCCAATTTGTTACTGGCATTTCTTTGTTAAAGGTAATAGGACCCACCTGAATCTTACTCTCACATTCTTTGCTGCATATAGATACTATGTATGTGAAGTCAAGTATTCTATTTCCTGTAAAACAGGAAGTGAAATGAGAGTGGAAGAACAGACCTTCCATCAAACAATGTTGTGGTCAGATAAAtcttcaaaaacaaaagaaaatcccaGATGTGATCAATCAACAGGGTAAAACAGTGACGCAGTAGGAACACAATAGAAACACCTGAGATGCAGATGTCATTTCATCGGGCTGTTTAACACAGACACCATAGACAGTGCTGAAGGGATGGGTTTCTGATGCTGAATcgttgggatcctttaagaaccgATTTGACAACATTCTGgcatcaatcagctactagacAATGAACAAACACTGGTGGGCGTAATGACCTTCTCTTGTTCTTAAGTGTTATTTACTGGGGAAGGGACTTTATTTGAGATCTTAGCCAAGCTGAAATTCCATGGGGGACACTTCAGCCACTTCTACAGCACAGTGTCCCAAATACTATGCTGAGACCCAAAGGGAAGAGTGCTTCTACTTGGCCACTCAACACAACCTCATACTCTGCAGTCCCCTATGTTACTTGGAGGACACCCATCCAGGCACAACTTTGATTAGTTGCTGACAGATAATAAGATGTGATGCAAAGGTGTTCGGGCTGACAGAGTGGAGGTTGAAACCAAACTTGTCTAGCCCTTGTGAATCTGATACATGGGCTTTCCAATAATATAGCCTTACCTTTCTTTCACTGTGGAGGGGAAGCaaggaaatgaaacagaatgaGAGTTACCAATGAGTACATATAGTATGGCTCAGCAGAACTGCAGGTATTTCAGAATTTCATTGTACAAATAACACAAGATGAGCTGTAACTCTCAAGAAGAAATGCCAAGAGACAGATATACAAgcaagcatttttaaaaacatgtaacatCCACAACAAATACATAGTGCTTTCTGTTACCCTGATCAGGTTATGATCTCATGCCTTGTTAAAAATGATTTGATAATCTTGAATACTTAGGGAATATGATGGTTGCAGGTTAATATTCCCTTATATACGAATGGTGACCCCAATGTTTGCATCAGTCTAGTACAATATCAGTGTGACTTTCCTTGTCAAGTTATATACACTCTAggtccaaaaactaaatttggtgaacaataaaataaaacttagtAACACGACATCATTTTACATTGCATTGAGGTGCACTTATGTTCCAGAAATACCCAATAAATAGGATCCTGGTCTAGACGTTGTTCTTCGGCTGGTTTCGCAGATGACCTTATCTAAGATAACATTACGTATTGTGAGATTAGTGGTAATCAGGATTAAACAGCTGTTAAACAGTTCATAATCATTTTCCAATCATAACCATAGCACACATTCAGACAGCCTGGGAAAAGAGAAACAACTCAGAGCAGCCAGTGCCACCACTACATAGACCTGGCTCAGGGTTCAACAGGAAGCCATACTATTGACATAAGGGTCAAGGACA
Coding sequences within it:
- the LOC121326568 gene encoding otolin-1-like, which produces MGLPGPPGSPGRRGFTGFRGSRGFIGRQGLKGQKGETGEKGDQGRNGWHGAKGDMGLKGDKGDQGRDGLPGGRGPQGMPGQCPAVCNGVDRLEEPGLAGPVGEKGESGIVGPPGVPGQKGDQGEMGPRGEPGLNGTKGDQGEQGVCECTDGHKGPQGEVGPPGPQGLKGEPGPKGDEGLHGHMGEKGATGDRGIPGPCSPTVQSAFSASLRDINPRPNLPVPFTEVNYNLQNHYNPQSGIYMAPVNGTYVFSYHLCANSKALTVGLFRDYKSIVRSTQLDDLGKVSQMVVLHLSAGERLWLQVKDSNTNGMYAGPESSSTFSGFLLYPDACDASQSRNFPLNSDYTDYSWGDDESVSEPTPGSSTSSP